From one Mobula birostris isolate sMobBir1 chromosome 20, sMobBir1.hap1, whole genome shotgun sequence genomic stretch:
- the LOC140184996 gene encoding probable G-protein coupled receptor 139: MKLILLCFLAVNLVAIVILSLGNCGLSKCISRYLVGMAAADLMGVIIAVVLSEINNIYNYAFPLLITPICAVTLVLRVTAMDCSVWLTVAFTFDRCIAICSQKLRERYCTERTATIAIVIVCLWSCAKDVPLYFAVEPIIIIDNIPWRCILTMDFLTLPAWKAHQLFNTITTPLLPICLILLFNALTVSHIIAANRVRRGLRNSREKRNDPEVENRRKSIILLFALSANFILLWIPFIVYTMNWQVQNYSYKDKYLNTPSYILQQFGFMLQFLSTCTNTCIYTLSQRKFREEVKGGLKRLVTLNGRFCR, encoded by the coding sequence ATGAAGCTAATTCTTCTTTGCTTCCTTGCAGTTAAtctagtggcgattgtgatcttGTCTCTGGGAAACTGCGGACTCTCTAAATGCATCTCCcgttacctggtgggaatggcagcagcTGATTTAATGGGTGTTATTATTGCTGTTGTACTCTCTGAGATCAATAATATTTATAATTATGCGTTTCCATTGCTCATTACCCCGATTTGCGCCGTGACGCTTGTCCTGAGGGTCACAGCcatggactgttctgtttggctcACGGTGGCTTTCACGTTCGATCGCTGTATTGCAATCTGCAGTCAAAAGCTGCGGGAGCGATACTGCACCGAGAGGACAGCGACTATTGCGATAGTAATTGTGTGTTTATGGAGTTGTGCGAAGGATGTCCCATTATACTTTGCGGTAGAACCTATCATTATCATTGACAACATTCCCTGGCGCTGCATTTTGACAATGGATTTCCTTACGTTACCAGCGTGGAAAGCGCACCAGTTATTCAATACTATCACGACACCTTTATTGCCGATCTGTTTGATTCTGCTTTTTAATGCTTTAACAGTCAGCCATATCATCGCGGCAAACAGAGTTCGCCGGGGgctcaggaacagcagagagaaaaggaatgatccagaggtggagaaccggagaaaatcaataattttgttgttcgctctatcagccaatttcatattgttgtggatcCCCTTTATTGTGTATACTATGAACTGGCAAGTTCAGAATTACTCTTACAAAGACAAATATTTGAATACCCCGTCGTACATCCTACAACAGTTTGGGTTCATGTTGCAGTTTCTGagtacctgcaccaacacgtgtatctacactctgtcacagaggaaattcagggaggaggtaaagggTGGATTGAAACGTCTGGTTACGTTAAACGGTCGCTTCTGCAGGTAA